In one Aquabacterium sp. OR-4 genomic region, the following are encoded:
- a CDS encoding PA4780 family RIO1-like protein kinase, translating to MKSPPRLQVLIDEGLIDGVTRQLKSGKEADVYVVRVGDDTLAAKVYKEAQKRGFRQAVDYTENRKVRNSRQARAMAKGTRYGREQQEAAWQSAEVDALYRLAAAGVRVPRPINFHEGVLLMELVVNAAGDAAPRLNDLQFSPADAQRHHDALVREVVRMLAAGVVHGDLSEFNILLAADGPVIIDLPQAVDAAGNNHAPRMLMRDVDNLRRFFGQFAPALLATRYGPEIWSLYAGGLLQPDTPLTGRYQPQAGAVDLGAVLREIEDARREETERLQRLM from the coding sequence ATGAAATCTCCCCCCCGCCTGCAGGTGCTGATCGACGAGGGCCTGATCGACGGCGTGACGCGCCAGCTGAAAAGCGGCAAGGAAGCCGATGTCTACGTGGTGCGCGTGGGCGACGACACGCTGGCCGCCAAGGTCTACAAAGAGGCGCAAAAGCGCGGCTTTCGCCAGGCGGTGGATTACACCGAGAACCGCAAGGTGCGCAACAGCCGCCAGGCGCGCGCCATGGCCAAGGGCACGCGCTACGGCCGCGAGCAGCAGGAAGCCGCCTGGCAGAGCGCCGAGGTCGATGCGCTGTACCGCCTGGCCGCGGCCGGTGTGCGCGTGCCGCGGCCGATCAACTTCCACGAGGGCGTGCTGCTGATGGAGCTGGTGGTCAATGCCGCGGGCGACGCCGCGCCGCGCCTGAATGACCTGCAGTTCAGCCCCGCCGATGCACAGCGCCACCACGATGCGCTGGTGCGCGAGGTGGTGCGCATGCTGGCCGCCGGCGTGGTGCACGGCGACCTGTCCGAGTTCAACATCCTGCTGGCCGCCGACGGCCCGGTGATCATCGACCTGCCGCAGGCGGTGGACGCCGCCGGCAACAACCATGCGCCGCGCATGCTGATGCGCGACGTGGACAACCTGCGCCGCTTCTTCGGCCAGTTTGCGCCCGCGCTGCTGGCCACGCGCTACGGGCCCGAGATCTGGTCGCTGTATGCCGGCGGCCTGCTGCAGCCCGACACGCCGCTGACCGGCCGCTACCAGCCCCAGGCCGGCGCGGTCGACCTGGGCGCCGTGCTGCGCGAGATCGAGGACGCCCGGCGCGAGGAGACCGAGCGCCTGCAGCGCCTGATGTGA
- a CDS encoding helix-turn-helix domain-containing protein — translation MKPAAISHTAPEPHRFERGLITVAELPLWVPGDILSASDTLGWKGVAQRSYHYHGQDVEIPPLECFLIVHYRQGLTPMDRQIDGRWTRTTCAPGHFSLLSRSADSHWHWTEDLEVSHVYLTEALMCRVAGDMQGKEVSEVQLHDVLRGHDPVLGHIAAEVTREAMHQGMGGPLYAEALAVQMAVHLLRGYASCQFKAAAAPGRLSERELARLEAYVDGHLHGAITLDDLAQALGMGVWTLNRHLRRTLNCSAYAYVVERRVQRAQALLRAGDLSLKEVAAAAGFADQAHMTRMFRARLGCTPGQYRQQH, via the coding sequence ATGAAACCCGCAGCGATCTCCCACACCGCGCCCGAGCCGCACCGCTTCGAGCGTGGCCTGATCACCGTGGCCGAGCTGCCGCTGTGGGTGCCCGGCGACATCCTGAGCGCCAGCGACACGCTGGGCTGGAAGGGCGTGGCCCAGCGCAGCTACCACTACCACGGCCAGGACGTGGAGATTCCGCCACTGGAGTGCTTTCTGATCGTGCACTACCGCCAGGGCCTGACGCCGATGGACCGCCAGATCGACGGCCGCTGGACCCGCACCACCTGCGCGCCGGGGCATTTTTCGCTGCTGTCGCGCTCGGCCGATTCGCACTGGCACTGGACCGAGGATCTGGAGGTCTCGCATGTCTACCTCACCGAGGCGCTGATGTGCCGCGTGGCCGGCGACATGCAGGGCAAGGAGGTGTCGGAGGTGCAGCTGCACGACGTGCTGCGCGGCCATGATCCGGTGCTGGGCCACATTGCCGCCGAGGTCACGCGCGAGGCCATGCACCAGGGCATGGGCGGGCCGCTGTATGCCGAGGCGCTGGCGGTGCAGATGGCCGTGCACCTGCTGCGCGGCTATGCCAGCTGCCAGTTCAAGGCGGCGGCCGCGCCGGGCCGGCTGAGCGAGCGCGAGCTGGCGCGGCTGGAGGCCTATGTCGACGGCCACCTGCACGGCGCGATCACGCTCGACGACCTGGCCCAGGCCCTGGGCATGGGCGTGTGGACACTCAACCGCCACCTGCGCCGCACGCTGAACTGCTCGGCCTATGCCTACGTGGTGGAGCGGCGCGTGCAGCGCGCCCAGGCCCTGCTGCGCGCGGGCGACCTGTCGCTCAAGGAGGTGGCGGCCGCGGCCGGCTTTGCCGACCAGGCGCACATGACGCGCATGTTCCGCGCGCGGCTGGGCTGCACGCCCGGGCAGTACCGCCAGCAGCATTGA
- a CDS encoding DUF3293 domain-containing protein, producing MPGAGPAQAAAAAGHASGIQPGTLQAYRETDYRVQGPVPFTLRIGEPSAALAAAHARHGVDCSAYVSACNPLGRPLGERDNAERHAALGRELADRGLASLPGIGQHPTGDWPGEPSHLVFGLDCEAARRLGQRLAQNAIVWCGADAVPRLELLR from the coding sequence CTGCCGGGCGCCGGCCCGGCGCAGGCCGCCGCGGCGGCAGGCCACGCCAGCGGCATCCAGCCCGGCACCTTGCAGGCCTACCGCGAAACCGACTACCGGGTGCAGGGCCCGGTGCCGTTCACGCTGCGCATCGGCGAGCCCAGCGCGGCGCTGGCCGCGGCCCACGCCCGCCACGGCGTTGATTGCAGCGCCTATGTCAGCGCCTGCAACCCGCTGGGCCGGCCGCTGGGCGAGCGCGACAACGCCGAGCGCCATGCCGCGCTGGGCCGCGAGCTGGCCGACCGCGGCCTGGCCAGCCTGCCCGGCATTGGCCAGCACCCCACCGGCGACTGGCCGGGCGAGCCCAGCCACCTGGTGTTCGGGCTCGACTGCGAGGCGGCACGCCGGCTCGGCCAGCGTCTGGCGCAAAACGCCATCGTCTGGTGCGGCGCCGACGCCGTGCCGCGGCTCGAACTGCTCAGGTAG
- a CDS encoding substrate-binding domain-containing protein, translating into MAGVLAAAGLGMAPAARAQAPHIVMASTTSTEQSGLFTHLLPAFKAASGIEVRVVALGTGQALDMARRGDADVVFVHDQAAEEKFVADGFGLRRLPVMYNDFVVVGPRSDPLGLGGGDVLGALKKLAASPAAFVSRGDKSGTHAAELRYWKAAGIDLAATRPAGYKECGCGMGPALNMAASLNGHVLTDRGTWLSFKNRGELAVLVQGDARLFNQYGVMGVNPARHAHVKRALAQQFADWVVSPAGQAQIAGYKIGGEQLFFPNAGK; encoded by the coding sequence ATGGCCGGTGTGCTGGCCGCTGCAGGCCTGGGCATGGCGCCGGCGGCCCGGGCCCAGGCGCCGCACATCGTGATGGCCTCCACCACCTCCACCGAGCAGAGCGGCCTGTTCACCCACCTGCTGCCGGCCTTCAAGGCGGCCAGCGGCATCGAGGTGCGGGTGGTGGCGCTGGGCACCGGCCAGGCGCTCGACATGGCGCGCCGCGGCGATGCCGATGTGGTGTTCGTGCACGACCAGGCGGCCGAGGAGAAGTTCGTGGCCGACGGCTTCGGCCTCAGGCGCCTGCCGGTGATGTACAACGACTTCGTCGTGGTCGGCCCCCGCAGCGATCCGCTGGGCCTGGGCGGCGGCGACGTGCTGGGCGCGCTGAAGAAGCTGGCGGCCAGCCCGGCGGCCTTTGTCTCGCGTGGCGACAAGAGCGGCACCCACGCCGCCGAGCTGCGCTACTGGAAGGCGGCCGGCATCGATCTGGCCGCCACACGCCCGGCCGGCTACAAGGAATGCGGCTGCGGCATGGGCCCGGCGCTGAACATGGCCGCCTCGCTGAACGGCCATGTGCTGACCGACCGCGGCACCTGGCTCAGCTTCAAGAACCGTGGCGAGCTGGCGGTGCTGGTGCAGGGCGATGCGCGCCTGTTCAACCAGTACGGCGTGATGGGGGTCAACCCGGCCCGCCATGCCCATGTGAAGCGGGCACTGGCCCAGCAGTTTGCCGACTGGGTGGTCTCGCCGGCCGGCCAGGCCCAGATCGCGGGCTACAAGATCGGCGGCGAGCAGCTGTTTTTTCCGAACGCGGGCAAGTAG
- a CDS encoding flavin-containing monooxygenase produces the protein MNTPNPSPAPASRRLDALIIGAGVAGLYQLHQLRAQGLNVRAYDNAADVGGTWHWNRYPGAKFDSESYIYQYLFSEDLYKGWSWSARFPEQPEIERWMHYVADTLDLRRDIQFNTTITAAHFNEHSGRWTVHTDGGEVIDTQFLVTCGGMLSAPMERVFEGQESFQGPIFHTSRWPKQKVDLAGKRVGVVGIGATGIQVIQTIASQVGQLKVFIRTPQYVLPMKNPQYSADDVAAYKARFEELKATLPNTFTGFEYDFSVAWADCTPAQRRARLEEIHANGSLKLWLASFGEMFFDEAVNAEVSEFVRGKMRARLEDPRLCELLIPGDYGFGTHRVPLESRYLEVYHRANVEAVSVKHNAIARVVPQGIELADGTVHELDVIILATGFDAGTGALTRIDIRGRGGRSLKADWGRDIRTTMGLQVHGYPNLFTTAVPLAPSAALCNMTTCLQQQTEWISACIAHMRAHGKRLIEPTRAAEDAWVAHHDETANATLISKTNSWYLGSNVPGKPRRVLSYTGGVGTYRQKCAEVAAAGYPGFEMQ, from the coding sequence ATGAACACCCCGAACCCATCCCCCGCCCCGGCCAGCCGGCGGCTCGACGCGCTGATCATCGGTGCCGGCGTGGCCGGCCTGTACCAGCTGCACCAGCTGCGCGCCCAGGGCCTGAACGTGCGCGCCTACGACAACGCCGCCGACGTGGGCGGCACCTGGCACTGGAACCGCTACCCCGGCGCCAAGTTCGACAGCGAGAGCTACATCTACCAGTACCTGTTCTCCGAAGACCTGTACAAGGGCTGGAGCTGGAGCGCGCGCTTTCCCGAGCAGCCCGAGATCGAGCGCTGGATGCACTACGTGGCCGACACGCTCGACCTGCGCCGCGACATCCAGTTCAACACCACCATCACCGCCGCGCACTTCAACGAGCACAGCGGCCGCTGGACGGTGCACACCGATGGCGGCGAGGTCATCGACACGCAGTTCCTGGTCACCTGCGGCGGCATGCTGTCGGCACCGATGGAGCGGGTGTTTGAAGGGCAGGAGAGCTTCCAGGGCCCGATCTTCCACACCTCGCGCTGGCCGAAGCAGAAGGTCGATCTGGCCGGCAAGCGGGTGGGCGTGGTGGGCATCGGGGCCACCGGCATCCAGGTCATCCAGACCATCGCCAGCCAGGTGGGGCAGCTCAAGGTCTTCATCCGCACGCCGCAGTACGTGCTGCCGATGAAGAACCCGCAGTACAGCGCCGACGACGTGGCCGCGTACAAGGCGCGTTTCGAGGAACTGAAGGCCACGCTGCCCAACACCTTCACCGGCTTCGAGTACGACTTCAGCGTGGCCTGGGCCGACTGCACGCCGGCGCAGCGCCGGGCACGGCTGGAGGAGATCCACGCCAACGGCTCGCTCAAGCTGTGGCTGGCCTCGTTTGGCGAGATGTTCTTCGACGAGGCGGTCAATGCCGAGGTGTCGGAGTTCGTGCGCGGCAAGATGCGCGCGCGGCTCGAAGACCCGCGCCTGTGCGAGCTGCTGATCCCCGGCGACTACGGCTTCGGCACCCACCGCGTGCCGCTGGAAAGCCGCTACCTCGAGGTGTACCACCGCGCCAATGTCGAGGCGGTGAGCGTCAAGCACAACGCCATCGCGCGCGTCGTGCCGCAAGGCATCGAGCTGGCCGACGGCACGGTGCACGAACTCGACGTGATCATCCTGGCCACCGGTTTTGACGCCGGCACCGGCGCGCTCACGCGCATCGACATCCGCGGCCGTGGCGGGCGCTCGCTGAAGGCCGACTGGGGCCGCGACATCCGCACCACCATGGGCCTGCAGGTGCACGGCTACCCCAACCTGTTCACCACCGCCGTGCCGCTGGCGCCCTCGGCCGCGCTGTGCAACATGACCACCTGCCTGCAGCAGCAGACCGAGTGGATCAGCGCCTGCATCGCCCACATGCGCGCCCATGGCAAGCGCCTGATCGAGCCCACCCGCGCCGCCGAAGACGCCTGGGTGGCGCACCACGACGAGACGGCCAATGCCACGCTGATCTCCAAGACCAACTCCTGGTACCTGGGTTCCAACGTGCCGGGCAAGCCGCGGCGCGTGCTGTCGTACACCGGCGGCGTGGGCACCTACCGCCAGAAGTGCGCCGAGGTGGCCGCCGCGGGCTACCCCGGCTTCGAGATGCAGTGA